From a region of the Rhinolophus sinicus isolate RSC01 linkage group LG04, ASM3656204v1, whole genome shotgun sequence genome:
- the CCDC122 gene encoding coiled-coil domain-containing protein 122 isoform X2 encodes MSDNKEKKSQGVLEEALAKQDTSSLTDAVKQIAKQQQSQTSEIEKNKKVLFHLQNELHELEKQIASVSAETKETERQIYQQDAAIENSKLQCENLEAQIKSLHTENVKLKFDIEATQEDFEEHKIRYNEYYAKIKVYKDSLGEEESKWSFMTELHEKRELVKKLKIMKEELRQDLQNPEGNRIKHVQEDISKLRNNIITIKESIIEKACFIEEEEKTHEKLRKEIECQIILCCLAVPHFICSPTEGYLGCFQVWAIMNKAAINIHAQVVIQT; translated from the exons atgtcagacaacaaagaaaagaagagtcAAGGAGTTCTTGAAGAAG CTCTGGCTAAACAAGACACATCTTCATTGACCGATGCTGTAAAGCAAATTGCAAAGCAACAGCAGTCACAAAcgtcagaaatagaaaaaaataaaaaagttctgtTTCATTTGCAG aatGAACTTCATGAGCTGGAAAAACAAATAGCATCTGTCTCTGCAGAaactaaagaaacagaaaggcaaaTTTATCAGCAAGATGCTGCTATAGAGAATAGCAAATTGCAGTGTGAAAACCTGGAAGCGCAAATCAAATCCTTACATACAGAAAATGTAAAGCTTAAATTTGACATAGAAGCAACCCAAGAAGATTTTGAGGAACACAAGATAAGATATAATGAATactatgcaaaaataaaagtgtataaagatagtttgggggaggaagaaagcaaATGGTCATTTATGACTGAACTCCATGAAAAACGAGAGCTTGTTAAAAAACTGAAGATAATGAAAGAGGAACTCAGGCAAGATCTCCAAAATCCAGAAGGAAACCGGATAAAACACGTACAG GAAGATATTTCAAAGCTAAGgaataatattataactataaaAGAGTCTATCATTGAAAAAGCTTGCTTtattgaggaagaagaaaaaacacatgaaaaattaagaaaagaaatagag tgccAAATAATACTCTGTTGTCTGGCTGTACCACATTTTATctgttcacctactgaaggatatcttggttgcttccaagtttgggcaattatgaataaagctgctataaacatccatgcaCAAGTCGTGATACAAACATAA